In Vespa velutina chromosome 1, iVesVel2.1, whole genome shotgun sequence, the following proteins share a genomic window:
- the LOC124957811 gene encoding uncharacterized protein LOC124957811 isoform X5, giving the protein MQKTNLFSHRDHERAYIFMEAPCRFYGNYSRHSLTNTWRKVRAQRGCAVPRGRRGHTALVHRGQMLIYGGYQDLRGSSPELWAFHFETESWHLLSSSESGPAARHKHSAVLHGDTMYIYGGMTDLQERSDCWRWDVNTASWFMLKNKPGPGPLHGHAACRLPSCMLIFGGESGGLATNELWRFHFGTETWEKLSVPGPKPQPRAESVALAVSELLIRGTSSDNPKPRLKNQRTRLCSNRISPNEAPTRPSFLKEISKLSQINLSRLSHPTKCSYSVLSGQDDNEESPQEANTYYPFQQVDVEAVEPSMGMVKSRSANTLARRRQKPPETTTKATETSNSNNNTGSGMTRDPISVPNFRALTLPTPVLTPVEAARLVFVDPDELSDSEEKKEPPTSRLIEVQEERRDFSSTHHACQPTRGESYSSHLYEAALQTPKTPTTSKIPTSASVRFADLEEGEESTSDYASIETRSPGDPLAEDDWPSNRKSKQLRAIVSSTTIREGQFGFCNPNYLGLDESRSHYQQHHHHHHHHHHHQQQQQQQQQQQQDGKYAKMLNSPPDSVLEDEPGRSASQTFAELLELQEIRRIPRAPPKSLPLGSPSRRAVSASRAERQRAKVAANDGNDSGTPSYGPAPLYVFLVGGKEKGQVTVFARPVSLWKLQLAPHIF; this is encoded by the exons atgcaaaagaCTAACTTGTTTTCGCATCGTGACCACGAACGAGCTTACATATTCATGGAAGCTCCGTGTCGTTTCTATGGAAACTATTCTCGACATTCTTTG aCGAATACGTGGAGGAAGGTCAGAGCTCAACGAGGTTGCGCGGTTCCTAGAGGTCGAAGAGGTCATACGGCCTTGGTCCATCGAGGTCAAATGCTCATCTATGGAGGTTATCAAGATTTACGTGGTAGCTCTCCTGAATTATGGGCTTTCCATTTCG aAACAGAATCGTGGCATCTATTATCATCTAGCGAAAGTGGTCCAGCTGCGAGACACAAACACTCAGCCGTTTTACATGGAGATACTATGTATATTTACGGTGGTATGACGGATTTACAAGAGAGAAGCGATTGCTGGCGATGGGACGTTAATACCGCTTCCTGGTTCATGCTGAAGAATAAACCTGGACCAGGTCCACTTCATGGTCATGCTGCTTGCAGACTCCCAAGTTGCATGTTGATCTTTGGTGGAGAGAGCGGTGGTCTCGCTACCAATGAATTATGGAGGTTTCATTTCG GTACGGAAACTTGGGAGAAACTATCTGTACCAGGACCGAAACCTCAACCCAGAGCAGAGAGTGTTGCCCTGGCAGTATCCGAGCTGTTGATTCGTGGTACCAGTAGCGATAATCCTAAGCcaagattaaaaaatcaaaggaCGAGATTGTGTAGTAATAGAATATCACCGAATGAAGCACCTACGAGGCCTAGTTTTCTTAAAGAAATCTCGAAATTGTCGCAGATCAATCTGTCAAGGTTGAGTCATCCAACCAAGTGTAGTTATTCTGTACTCAGTGGACAGgacgataatgaagaaagtCCTCAAGAG GCGAACACGTATTATCCGTTTCAGCAAGTGGACGTAGAAGCCGTAGAACCTTCGATGGGGATGGTAAAGTCTCGAAGTGCCAATACCTTAGCTCGTAGAAGACAAAAGCCGCCGGAAACGACGACAAAAGCAACCGAAACtagcaatagtaataataatactggcAGTGGCATGACCAGAGATCCTATTTCGGTGCCAAATTTTCGAGCTTTAACGTTACCAACGCCAGTGCTAACACCTGTTGAGGCAGCTAGATTAGTTTTCGTTGATCCAGACGAGTTGAGCGATagcgaggagaaaaaagaaccacCTACCTCGAGACTGATCGAAGTTCAGGAAGAAAGGAG AGATTTTTCTTCCACACATCACGCTTGTCAACCAACCAGAGGTGAAAGCTACAGTTCTCATCTTTACGAAGCAGCCCTTCAAACTCCAAAGACACCGACCACGTCTAAAATACCAACTTCAGCATCAGTCAGATTCGCTGACCTGGAAGAAGGCGAGGAATCAACGTCGGATTACGCGAGTATTGAAACAAGGAGTCCAGGTGATCCTTTGGCTGAAGATGATTGGCCttcaaatagaaaatctaAACAGTTACGTGCTATCGTCAGTTCAACGACAATACGTGAAGGCCAATTTGGTTTTTGCAATCCGAATTATTTGGGCTTGGACGAGAGCAGGAGTCATTATCagcaacatcatcatcatcatcatcatcatcatcatcatcaacaacaacaacaacagcaacaacaacaacaacaagacgGAAAATATGCGAAGATGTTGAACAGTCCACCTGATAGCGTGTTGGAGGATGAACCTGGCAGGTCAGCCTCGCAAACTTTCGCTGAACTTCTTGAACTTCAAGAAATCAGAAGGATTCCCAGAGCACCGCCTAAAAGTTTGCCTTTGGGATCACCCTCGAGACGAGCTGTTAGTGCCTCCAGGGCCGAAAGGCAAAGGGCTAAGGTCGCAGCTAATGATGGAAACGACTCGGGAACACCTTCGTACGGACCTGCGCCTTTATATGTCTTCTTAGTCGGTGGTAAAGAAAAGGGTCAGGTCACCGTCTTTGCTAGACCTGTCTCTCTCTGGAAATTGCAGCTAGCGCCGCACATTTTTTAG